From a single Streptomyces sp. 1331.2 genomic region:
- a CDS encoding glycoside hydrolase family 48 protein has translation MRRNTLRARGNRLTITATATALALTGAAGGALTVPTASAAPATGLSCNVTYAVGNDWGSGFTANLTITDTGTTPINGWTLGYTYPGNQTLQNGWNGTWTQTGHTVTVTNPSYAPTINPGTGYTTSANFSYTGPNTAPTTFTLNGTPCRGANQAPTVSLTSPAAGQTFTPGSTVKLAATAADADGTVAKVDFYASTGAGSNTLIGSAGTAPYSADWANVAAGDYSVTAVATDDAGATTTSAPVAIKVAGASVLVSPATLAVQQGSSGTFTVALSQAPSADTKVTVARSGSDPDLSVTSGASLTFTPANWNVPQTVTVAAGTDAAQVGGTATFTASATGFGSGAVTVTEAAKSSGYDQYFLDLYSKIKNPANGYFSPQGIPYHSVETLIVEAPDYGHETTSETYSYWLWLEADYGRVTGDWTPFNNAWTNLETYLIPSHTQQPGQSTYNPAKPGTYGAEKAQPDQYPVKLNSSVPVGTDPLSGELNSTYGTPDVYAPAWLLDTDNKYGFGQCGDGTSKPSFINTFQRGPEESVWETVPQPDCDVFKYGSSSSGFLSLYNDGGGNYSKQYKYTDAPDADARLVQAAYWAEQFAKSQGKSAAITATLAKAAKLGDYLRYSLYDKYFKQAGNCLGSTTCPGGTSKANEQLGLLTWYFAWGGAADGSWSWRISGSTAHQGYQNPMAAWVLANDPGLKPLSPSGATDWAGSLDKQLQFFQWLQSTEGGIAGGATNSWGGNYGDDAAPPAGDPTFYGLYYDWQPEYHDPASNQWFGFQTWSMERFAEYYYATGDTRAKAILDKWIPWAMSVSKADPATGTLTTPDKLSWTGAPDTWSATSPGGNAGLHVTASGTATDVGVAGSLAKTLAYYAAKSGSAGARKFAQNILDTLHAKYADSLGYSAAETRTDYSRFTQAYSPTTHAGLYVPPGWSGTYPDGTKISSASNTFLSIRPWYTGDPQWSKVQSYLDGGAAPSFTYHRFWAEADIATAFDTFAQLFPTVNPGS, from the coding sequence ATGCGACGCAACACCCTGCGGGCCAGGGGCAACCGGCTCACCATCACCGCGACGGCCACCGCGCTGGCCCTGACCGGCGCGGCGGGCGGCGCCCTCACCGTGCCCACCGCCTCGGCGGCCCCCGCCACCGGTCTTTCCTGCAACGTGACGTACGCCGTCGGCAACGACTGGGGCAGCGGCTTCACCGCCAACCTCACCATCACCGACACCGGCACCACCCCCATCAACGGCTGGACCCTCGGCTACACCTACCCCGGCAACCAGACCCTCCAGAACGGCTGGAACGGCACCTGGACCCAGACCGGACACACCGTCACCGTCACCAACCCCTCCTACGCCCCCACCATCAACCCCGGCACCGGCTACACCACCAGCGCCAACTTCTCCTACACCGGCCCCAACACCGCCCCCACCACCTTCACCCTCAACGGCACCCCCTGCCGCGGTGCCAACCAGGCCCCGACCGTCTCGCTCACCTCCCCGGCCGCCGGGCAGACCTTCACCCCGGGCTCCACCGTGAAGCTGGCCGCCACGGCGGCCGACGCGGACGGCACCGTCGCGAAGGTCGACTTCTACGCCTCGACCGGGGCCGGCAGCAACACCCTGATCGGCAGCGCCGGCACCGCGCCCTACAGCGCCGACTGGGCGAACGTGGCGGCGGGCGACTACTCGGTCACCGCCGTCGCCACCGACGACGCCGGGGCGACCACGACCTCCGCTCCGGTCGCGATCAAGGTGGCCGGTGCGAGCGTCCTGGTCAGCCCGGCCACGCTCGCCGTCCAGCAGGGGAGCAGCGGCACCTTCACCGTCGCGCTCTCCCAGGCGCCGAGCGCCGACACCAAGGTGACGGTGGCCCGGTCGGGCAGCGACCCGGACCTCAGCGTCACCTCCGGCGCCTCCCTCACCTTCACCCCCGCCAACTGGAACGTCCCGCAGACCGTCACCGTCGCGGCCGGTACCGACGCCGCCCAGGTCGGCGGCACCGCCACCTTCACCGCCTCCGCGACCGGCTTCGGCTCCGGCGCCGTCACGGTGACCGAGGCGGCGAAGAGCTCGGGCTACGACCAGTACTTCCTGGACCTCTACAGCAAGATCAAGAACCCCGCGAACGGGTACTTCAGCCCCCAGGGCATCCCGTACCACTCGGTCGAGACGCTGATCGTGGAGGCTCCCGACTACGGCCACGAGACCACCTCCGAGACCTACAGCTACTGGCTGTGGCTGGAGGCCGACTACGGACGGGTCACCGGCGACTGGACGCCCTTCAACAACGCCTGGACGAACCTGGAGACGTACCTGATCCCCAGCCACACCCAGCAGCCCGGCCAGAGCACCTACAACCCGGCCAAGCCCGGCACCTACGGCGCCGAGAAGGCCCAACCCGACCAGTACCCGGTCAAGTTGAACAGCAGCGTGCCGGTCGGCACCGACCCGCTCTCCGGCGAGCTGAACAGCACCTACGGCACCCCGGACGTGTACGCCCCGGCCTGGCTGCTCGACACCGACAACAAGTACGGCTTCGGGCAGTGCGGGGACGGCACCAGCAAGCCCAGCTTCATCAACACCTTCCAGCGCGGCCCGGAGGAGTCGGTCTGGGAGACGGTTCCGCAGCCCGACTGCGACGTGTTCAAGTACGGCAGCAGCAGCTCCGGCTTCCTCAGCCTGTACAACGACGGCGGCGGGAACTACAGCAAGCAGTACAAGTACACCGACGCACCCGACGCGGACGCCCGGCTGGTCCAGGCCGCCTACTGGGCGGAGCAGTTCGCGAAGTCGCAGGGCAAGAGCGCGGCCATCACCGCGACCCTCGCCAAGGCCGCCAAGCTCGGCGACTACCTGCGCTACTCGCTCTACGACAAGTACTTCAAGCAGGCGGGAAACTGCCTCGGCTCCACCACCTGCCCGGGAGGGACGTCCAAGGCGAACGAGCAACTCGGCCTGCTGACCTGGTACTTCGCCTGGGGCGGGGCCGCCGACGGCAGCTGGTCCTGGCGGATCTCCGGCTCCACCGCCCACCAGGGCTACCAGAACCCGATGGCCGCCTGGGTCCTCGCCAACGACCCCGGGCTGAAACCGCTCTCGCCGAGCGGTGCCACCGACTGGGCGGGCAGCCTGGACAAGCAGCTCCAGTTCTTCCAGTGGCTGCAGTCCACCGAGGGCGGCATCGCCGGCGGCGCCACCAACAGCTGGGGCGGGAACTACGGCGACGACGCGGCACCGCCCGCCGGCGACCCGACCTTCTACGGCCTGTACTACGACTGGCAGCCCGAGTACCACGACCCGGCGTCCAACCAGTGGTTCGGCTTCCAGACCTGGTCGATGGAGCGGTTCGCCGAGTACTACTACGCCACCGGCGACACCCGGGCGAAGGCCATCCTCGACAAGTGGATCCCCTGGGCGATGTCCGTCTCCAAGGCGGACCCCGCCACCGGCACCCTGACCACGCCCGACAAGCTCTCCTGGACCGGCGCCCCCGACACCTGGAGCGCCACCAGCCCCGGCGGCAACGCGGGCCTCCACGTCACCGCGAGCGGCACAGCCACCGACGTCGGCGTGGCCGGCTCGCTCGCCAAGACCCTCGCGTACTACGCGGCCAAGTCCGGTAGCGCCGGTGCCCGGAAGTTCGCCCAGAACATCCTGGACACCCTGCACGCCAAGTACGCCGACAGCCTGGGCTACTCGGCCGCCGAGACCCGCACCGACTACAGCCGCTTCACCCAGGCGTACTCGCCGACCACCCACGCGGGGCTGTACGTGCCGCCCGGCTGGAGCGGCACGTACCCGGACGGCACCAAGATCAGTTCGGCGAGCAACACCTTCCTGTCCATCCGCCCCTGGTACACCGGCGACCCGCAGTGGTCCAAGGTGCAGAGCTACCTCGACGGGGGCGCCGCGCCGAGCTTCACCTACCACCGGTTCTGGGCCGAGGCGGACATCGCCACCGCCTTCGACACCTTCGCCCAGCTGTTCCCGACGGTGAACCCGGGCAGCTGA
- a CDS encoding LacI family DNA-binding transcriptional regulator, with the protein MDRAATLAEIAQEAGVSAPTVSKVLNGRADVAQATRERVEELLHRHGYRRRGNRQASPLLELVFHELESAWAVEVIRGVENAVREEGLSIVLSESAERHGPGQSWVDGVLARRPTGVVLVLSDLDRSLREQLARRDIPFVVMDPAGDPGQDVPAVGTTNWDGGLAATRHLLDLGHRRIGLIGGPARMMCSRARTDGYRAALDMAGIPYDPELVREGDFHHESGHRLGLDLLALPDRPTAVFAGNDLQALGLYEAARERGLRIPEDLAVVGFDDLPLARWVGPQLTTVRQPLTEMAETATRLVIDLARGVRPGTLRVDLATSLVVRSSTAPPRTVDGP; encoded by the coding sequence GTGGACAGAGCGGCCACGCTCGCCGAGATCGCGCAGGAGGCAGGGGTCTCCGCACCGACTGTTTCGAAAGTCCTGAACGGGCGCGCCGATGTCGCCCAGGCCACCCGGGAGCGGGTGGAGGAACTGCTGCACCGGCACGGCTACCGGCGGCGCGGCAACCGGCAGGCGAGCCCGCTGCTGGAGCTGGTCTTCCACGAGCTGGAGAGCGCCTGGGCGGTGGAGGTGATCCGCGGCGTCGAGAACGCGGTCCGCGAGGAGGGGCTGAGCATCGTGCTCTCCGAGTCCGCCGAGCGGCACGGCCCCGGCCAGTCCTGGGTGGACGGGGTGCTCGCCCGCCGCCCCACCGGCGTGGTGCTGGTGCTCTCCGACCTGGACCGCTCGCTGCGCGAACAACTCGCGCGCCGGGACATCCCGTTCGTGGTGATGGACCCGGCCGGCGACCCGGGCCAGGACGTGCCCGCCGTCGGCACCACCAACTGGGACGGCGGCCTCGCCGCCACCCGGCACCTGCTCGACCTCGGCCACCGCCGGATCGGCCTGATCGGCGGCCCCGCCCGGATGATGTGCAGCCGGGCCCGGACCGACGGCTACCGGGCGGCGCTCGACATGGCGGGCATCCCGTACGACCCGGAGTTGGTCCGCGAAGGCGACTTCCACCACGAGTCCGGACACCGGCTCGGCCTGGATCTCCTGGCCCTGCCGGACCGGCCCACCGCCGTGTTCGCCGGCAACGACCTGCAGGCGCTCGGCCTGTACGAGGCCGCCCGGGAACGGGGACTGCGCATCCCGGAGGACCTTGCCGTGGTCGGCTTCGACGACCTGCCGCTGGCCCGCTGGGTGGGCCCGCAGCTGACCACGGTGCGCCAGCCGCTGACCGAGATGGCCGAGACGGCGACCCGCCTGGTGATCGACCTGGCCCGCGGGGTGCGGCCCGGCACGCTGCGGGTGGACCTGGCCACCAGCCTGGTCGTGCGCAGCAGCACTGCCCCGCCGCGAACGGTGGACGGGCCGTAG
- a CDS encoding glycoside hydrolase family 6 protein, producing MRRVSLLLAPALTALAVVAQPSTALAVAPVPTLTDGFYVDPDSSAQQWVNANRADGRAPAIQASIANVPTARWFGNWSGAIGTATGAYVGAAAAKGKLPILVAYNIPDRDICAGQSGGGAGSPADYATWIAAFASGIGNRPAVVVLEPDSLGDESCMSAAQIAQRNAMLRNAITQFAAKAPNTRLYLDAGNPAWLSADTMARHLVDAGVSGAHGFSLNVSNFVATAQNTAYGNAVNASLQSMKGFTKPFVVDTSRNGNGSDGAWCNPAGRRIGTPTQWGGGAEMLLWIKAPGESDGNCGTGAGSSAGQFLPEVAYKMIYGY from the coding sequence ATCCGCCGAGTCTCCCTGCTCCTGGCCCCCGCACTGACCGCCCTGGCGGTCGTGGCCCAGCCCTCGACCGCCCTCGCCGTCGCGCCCGTCCCCACCCTGACCGACGGCTTCTACGTGGACCCGGACTCCAGCGCGCAGCAGTGGGTCAACGCCAACCGTGCCGACGGCCGCGCCCCCGCGATCCAGGCGTCGATCGCCAACGTGCCGACGGCGCGCTGGTTCGGCAACTGGAGCGGTGCCATCGGGACGGCGACCGGGGCCTACGTCGGCGCGGCCGCCGCCAAGGGCAAACTGCCGATCCTGGTGGCCTACAACATCCCCGACCGGGACATCTGCGCCGGCCAGTCCGGCGGCGGCGCGGGCAGCCCCGCCGACTACGCCACCTGGATCGCCGCCTTCGCCAGTGGCATCGGCAACAGGCCGGCGGTGGTCGTGCTCGAACCCGACTCGCTCGGCGACGAGAGCTGCATGAGCGCCGCCCAGATCGCCCAGCGCAACGCGATGCTGCGCAACGCCATCACGCAGTTCGCCGCCAAGGCTCCGAACACCCGGCTCTACCTGGACGCCGGCAACCCCGCCTGGCTGAGCGCCGACACCATGGCCCGGCACCTGGTCGACGCCGGGGTGAGCGGAGCCCACGGGTTCTCGCTGAACGTCTCCAACTTCGTCGCCACCGCGCAGAACACCGCGTACGGCAACGCCGTCAACGCATCCCTGCAGTCGATGAAGGGGTTCACCAAGCCGTTCGTCGTCGACACCAGCCGCAACGGCAACGGATCCGACGGCGCCTGGTGCAACCCGGCCGGGCGCAGGATCGGCACGCCCACGCAGTGGGGCGGCGGCGCCGAGATGCTGCTGTGGATCAAGGCGCCGGGTGAGTCCGACGGCAACTGCGGCACCGGAGCCGGATCGAGCGCCGGACAGTTCCTGCCCGAGGTCGCCTACAAGATGATCTACGGCTACTGA
- a CDS encoding universal stress protein, which produces MTVVVWITEGTWPACVDAARAHAPQDAELVLLHVSGQEVPGVAHGAFAGLLGRGHRERDPGTRVEALAAVSARQLLDAAAGRLGRPCTRTERTGRVEREVVAAAEGAELLILARDGDRTRLGPHSLGPATRFVVDHAPCPVLLVWPEPAPGTATIPSPPDRP; this is translated from the coding sequence GTGACCGTCGTCGTCTGGATCACCGAAGGCACCTGGCCCGCCTGTGTGGACGCCGCCCGCGCGCACGCGCCGCAGGACGCGGAGCTCGTCCTGCTCCACGTCAGCGGCCAGGAGGTGCCGGGTGTCGCGCACGGCGCCTTCGCCGGCCTGCTCGGCCGCGGGCACCGCGAGCGGGACCCGGGCACCCGGGTGGAGGCCCTGGCGGCGGTCTCCGCCCGGCAGCTCCTGGACGCCGCGGCCGGGCGCCTGGGCCGACCGTGTACCCGCACGGAGCGCACCGGGCGGGTCGAGCGCGAGGTCGTCGCGGCCGCCGAGGGCGCCGAACTGCTGATCCTCGCGCGCGACGGCGACCGCACCCGCCTCGGGCCGCACAGTCTCGGCCCCGCGACCCGTTTCGTGGTCGATCACGCGCCCTGTCCCGTGCTGCTGGTCTGGCCGGAACCGGCACCCGGCACCGCGACCATCCCTTCCCCGCCTGACCGGCCGTAG
- a CDS encoding arsenic transporter, with product MSTSFAEALSIGLLALVLVCAVVRPWGWPEAVVAVPAAGLVVATGAISPAHAVAEAERLGPVIGFLAAVLVLAQLCDDEGLFRACGAWMARTSAGSPRRLLAQVFVVASVVTAVLSLDATVVLLTPVVFVTAARLGARPRPHVYACTHLSNTASLLLPVSNLTNLLAFAASGLSFTRFAALMALPWLAAIAVEYAVLRRFFAADLEAGAPAGGAVTAPEMPLFALVTVICTLAGFVLTSVIGVDPAWAALAGALALAGRALVQRRTTPLAIVRSAAVPFLAFVLALGIVVRAVVDNGLASALGRLVPHGTSLAALLGTAALAAVLANVINNLPATLVLLPLAVPSGAGAVLAVLLGVNIGPNLTYAGSLATLLWRRIVREHDTDIGLGEFTRLGLLVVPAALVVSVVALWGSLQLF from the coding sequence TCGCGGTTCCCGCGGCCGGGCTGGTGGTCGCCACCGGCGCGATCTCGCCGGCGCACGCGGTGGCCGAGGCGGAGCGGCTCGGGCCGGTGATCGGCTTCCTCGCCGCCGTCCTGGTGCTGGCGCAGCTGTGCGACGACGAGGGCCTGTTCCGCGCCTGCGGGGCGTGGATGGCGCGGACGTCCGCCGGAAGCCCGCGACGGTTGCTGGCGCAGGTGTTCGTGGTCGCCTCGGTGGTCACGGCGGTGCTCAGCCTGGACGCGACCGTGGTGCTGCTGACGCCGGTGGTGTTCGTGACGGCGGCCCGGCTGGGCGCCCGGCCCAGGCCGCACGTCTACGCCTGCACCCATCTGTCGAACACGGCCTCGCTGCTGCTGCCGGTCTCCAACCTCACCAACCTGCTGGCCTTCGCCGCCAGCGGGCTGAGCTTCACCCGGTTCGCCGCGCTGATGGCACTGCCGTGGCTGGCGGCCATCGCCGTCGAGTACGCGGTGCTGCGCCGGTTCTTCGCCGCCGACCTGGAGGCGGGCGCCCCGGCCGGGGGCGCGGTGACGGCACCGGAGATGCCGCTGTTCGCGCTCGTCACCGTGATCTGCACGCTCGCCGGGTTCGTCCTCACCTCGGTCATCGGTGTCGATCCGGCCTGGGCGGCGCTGGCCGGAGCCCTCGCGCTGGCCGGGCGGGCGCTGGTGCAGCGGCGCACCACCCCGTTGGCGATCGTGCGCTCGGCCGCGGTGCCGTTCCTGGCCTTCGTGCTGGCGCTCGGCATCGTGGTCCGGGCCGTCGTCGACAACGGGCTGGCGTCCGCGCTCGGACGCCTCGTCCCGCACGGCACCTCACTGGCCGCGCTGCTCGGCACGGCGGCGCTGGCGGCGGTGCTGGCGAACGTCATCAACAACCTGCCCGCCACCCTGGTGCTGTTGCCGTTGGCCGTCCCGTCCGGCGCCGGGGCGGTGCTGGCGGTCCTGCTCGGGGTGAACATCGGCCCCAACCTCACCTACGCCGGCTCGCTGGCCACCCTGTTGTGGCGGCGCATCGTCCGCGAGCACGACACCGACATCGGCCTGGGCGAGTTCACCCGGCTCGGGCTGCTCGTCGTGCCCGCCGCCCTGGTCGTGTCCGTGGTGGCACTGTGGGGGTCGCTGCAGCTCTTCTGA